In Rhinatrema bivittatum unplaced genomic scaffold, aRhiBiv1.1, whole genome shotgun sequence, the following proteins share a genomic window:
- the LOC115081979 gene encoding olfactory receptor 1S1-like: MGNHSAVTEFLILGFSEFPDLRLPLFSLFSLLYLMALLGNLLVICTICANRHLHNPMYFFLANLSILDISSVTVTVPKLLAILIKENITISFNECILQMYCSLICLAIEYTLLSAMAYDRYVAICNPLRYTIVMNKRVCALLGTVSWVTGLIEILPHTIIISQLSFCDSNVINHFFCEILALLELSCSDTSNIQNMTFVISVFTIFIPFLLTLTSYGFIISVILKIHSIEGKKKAFSTCSSHLMVIILLYGTIVGVYVLPKSRNSVTSNKLPTALYIIVLPLLNPLIYSLRSKELNVALKKAINRKSTF, from the coding sequence ATGGGAAATCATAGTGCTGTGACAGAATTCCTGATTCTAGGGTTCTCAGAGTTCCCAGATCTGCggctccctctcttctctctcttctcacttcTCTACCTGATGGCTCTGCTGGGGAACCTCCTCGTTATTTGCACAATATGCGCCAACCGACACCTGCACAACCCTATGTATTTCTTCTTGGCTAACTTGTCCATCCTCGACATCTCTTCCGTAACAGTCACTGTGCCAAAATTACTGGCAATCCTTATTAAGGAGAATATTACCATATCTTTCAATGAATGTATTCTACAGATGTATTGTTCTTTGATTTGTCTTGCGATAGAATACACGCTTCTCTCTGCCATGGCGTATGATCGTTATGTTGCAATATGCAATCCCCTTCGTTATACTATTGTCATgaataagagggtctgtgctcttctGGGAACTGTCTCATGGGTAACAGGTTTAATAGAAATATTGCCACACACTATCATAATATCCCAGTTGTCTTTCTGTGATTCCAATGTAATCAATCATTTTTTCTGTGAAATCTTAGCACTGCTGGAACTTTCCTGCTCAGACACCTCAAACATTCAAAATATGACTTTTGTAATATCAGTGTTTACGATCTTTATCCCATTTCTCCTAACCCTGACATCCTATGGGTTTATTATCTCTGTCATCCTTAAAATCCATTCTATAGAGGGGAAAAAGAAGGCCTTctctacctgctcctcccacctgatGGTCATCATTCTATTATATGGTACTATAGTAGGAGTGTATGTGTTGCCCAAGTCAAGAAACTCTGTAACGTCAAACAAGCTGCCTACTGCATTGTATATAATAGTTCTCCCACTGCTAAACCCCCTAATATATAGCTTGAGAAGTAAAGAGTTAAATGTGGCCCTGAAGAAAGCTATAAACAGGAAGTCAACATTTTGA